From the Clostridium cagae genome, the window TATATTTTCTATCTGCATATATAACATTTCTTCATCTACATATCTACCTACATTATGTTTTCTTTTAAATTCATCTTCTTCAATAAAGTAGTCTTGCAGTAACATGTCTTGATTAAGTGTAATATATGCATCAGAAATATCATGTTTCCTAAATTGTAATAAACAGCTAATCTTTTTTTCATAAGTTAATGGAATAAATGCAGTAAGCTGAATATCTCCATACCCATGCTTCCACATAGCAGTTTCATATACTTCATGATAACAATCACTTGTAAGTAGTTCAGTACTTTTTATAATACTAAAATATTTTATTCTTCCTGAATCGAATACCATATTTATGTCATCATAAATTTTTATGATAAATCCAATTTCTATTTTATTTTGTTCTATAATTAAATCAGTAATTTTTTCAAAATTATAAATATTATCTTTAAATGAAAATTCCTTATTATTAGCTAATGTAATTTTTTCTGGCTTATTATATCTATGTTCTTCGTCATCTAAAATTAGAATATTTAGACTCTCAATTTGTTTTGATATATCCGATTTATTAAATTTCTCAATAGTATTTTCTATTTTCTTTCTGTCACTTCTTGATGTCACTTGAAAAGCAACCTTCTTGTCATAGTCAATTAGATCAACTGCAATAAAATTTCCCGATACTTCTGCTGACATAGATACCAAATTTATGCCAAATATCTCATTTAGTATTTTCCCAAATATCTCTTCACAAATTACGTTAATGTCGGTCAGATTTATTTTATTATTTTCCTTAATACCACGGGCAACTTCATATAGTCTTCGTTTAATACTATCAATAGTAATGTCTTTATCCTTAATATACTCTATAGTAATTTCTCGCATTATTTTCCTCTTATTTATAAAACCTAATAGTAACTTACAATTCTATTAAGTCCATTTTTAAATTTTGTTTAAACAATTTTAAAAATGAATTATTTCATT encodes:
- a CDS encoding SMEK domain-containing protein, which produces MREITIEYIKDKDITIDSIKRRLYEVARGIKENNKINLTDINVICEEIFGKILNEIFGINLVSMSAEVSGNFIAVDLIDYDKKVAFQVTSRSDRKKIENTIEKFNKSDISKQIESLNILILDDEEHRYNKPEKITLANNKEFSFKDNIYNFEKITDLIIEQNKIEIGFIIKIYDDINMVFDSGRIKYFSIIKSTELLTSDCYHEVYETAMWKHGYGDIQLTAFIPLTYEKKISCLLQFRKHDISDAYITLNQDMLLQDYFIEEDEFKRKHNVGRYVDEEMLYMQIENIRFNINAHTGYHIFQLFCELKDQYFKSKKLIDKKLGGESIRRIEDEYCLMTISKQQWNEILFFARRHDYFNDNGEWNIFNNNWSNDSLVLSPNVHGEIRGDIFAKIRVERSRENISMLDVFWEPGFKFGKLSMEGFDNVVKWKADYTLDWMKNKLLPEAHVFYKNGNDNTKIKRPLLKSFFSKS